Genomic segment of Gammaproteobacteria bacterium:
TTTCGGGCACTGGTCCGCGCACAAGCTGGAACAGATGACGGATTATCGTCTGCGCCACGGCGAGGCCGTGGCGATCGGCATCGCGCTGGACAGTGTTTATTCCCACGTCGCCGGTCTGTTTTCGCGCGCCGACGCGGAGCAGGTGCTGAACGTCCTGCAGGCGGTCGGATTGCCGCTTTACACGCCCGAGCTGGAGACGGCGAATGAACCCTCGACCGACTTGCGCGTGTTCGAGGGATTACATGAATTCAAGGAGCACCTGGGCGGCGAGTTGACGATCACCTTGCCGCGCGGGATTGGGCAGGCCATTGACGTACACGAAGTCGATCTGGCGCTCTACAGACGCGCCATTTCAGAGTTGCGTGCACGTTCACGGCGCGACCTGTCGGCGATGAATTATGCCACCGCTTAGCCTGTCGCCGCGCGCGATAATCGATGCCGGGTAAACGCACGGCATGAGAATCGCCGACGACCGCTTTTTTCATTTGACGTATTGCACCAACATTCATCCCGGCGAAAGCTGGGCGGCGGTGCTGGCCAGTCTCGAACGATACGTGCCGGGCCTTAAACAACGCCTTTCGCCGCAGAAACCTTTCGGCATTGGACTGCGTCTATCGGATCTCGCCGCGCGCGAGTTGTTGCAGAGCGATGCGCTCGCCGCTTTCAAGAACTGGCTGGACAATCGCGATTTATACGTCTACACACTCAATGGTTTTCCTTACGGCGGCTTCCACCGACAGGTTGTGAAAGATCAGGTTTACGCACCCGACTGGCGCGAGCCGGCGCGGGTGGATTACACGCTGAGACTGGCACACATTCTGGCGGCGCTGCTGCCGGCGGACATGGAAGGCGGCATTTCCACCGTGCCGATCTCGTACAAGCCCTGGTTCAATAGTGAATCGGCACGGGCGGCGGCGTTCGAGCAGGCGAGCCTAAACCTTGCGCGCGTGGCGGCGGAGCTGATCGCAATCCGCGCTGCCACCGGACGAACCTTGCACGTCGATCTGGAGCCTGAGCCGGATTGTCTGCTGGAGAACAGCAACGAGACCGTCGACTTTTTCGAGCGCTGGCTGTTACCGGTCGGGGGCGGGTGGCTGGCCTCGATGCTTTGTATTTCCCGCACGGACGCCCAAGCAAATCTGCGCGCGCATATCGGCGTTTGTTACGACACATGTCACTTTGCGTTGCAGTTTGAGGCGCCCGCTGCCGCGCTGTCGAAACTGACCGGCGCCGGCATCCGCATCGGCAAGGTGCAACTGAGCGCCGCGCTCAAGACGCCTATCCCCAAATCGACAAATGAACGCCAAGCCGTAATCGAACGTCTGCGCCCATTCGCGGAGCCGACTTACCTGCACCAGATCGTCGAGCGCCGCGTGGATGGCAGCCTGCATCACCATGCCGATCTCTCCACCACTGCGTCGCCGCATCCGGATGCGCGCGAGTGGCGCGTTCACTTTCACGTGCCGATCTTCAGCGGCGATTATGGCGGTGTTTTTTCTACGCAGGATGACATTGCCGCTACGCTTGTCACACTACGCGACACGCGCGCCTGCCCGCATCTGGAGATCGAAACCTATACCTGGGAGGTGTTGCCATCGACACTCAAGATGGATTTGTCCGCATCGATTGCGCGTGAGTATGAATGGGTGCTGGATACGTTCGCGCCGCCGGCTCACTGACTCACACGCCCCATTACAACGATGCGCAAAACAGTCGTTATCAACGTCGTCGGCCTGACACCCAGGTTATTGGGGCAAGCGACGCCTTTTCTGTCTCAATGGATTGCGCGCGGCAGCCACGCGGCGGTCACACCGGTGTTGCCCGCGGTCACGTGTTCGGCGCAGGCGACTTATCTGACGGGTATGCCACCGGCTCGGCACGGCATCGTCGGCAACGGCTGGTATTTTCGCGACGAATGCGAGGTGAGGTTCTGGCGCCAGTCCAACCATCTGGTGCGTGCGCCGAAAATCTGGGAGACTGCGCGCGCGCGCAACGCCAGTTTCACCTGCGCGAATCTGTTCTGGTGGTACAACATGTATTCCACTGTGGATTACGCGGTGACGCCGCGCCCCATGTATCCGGCCGACGGCCGCAAGATCCCCGACATCTACACGCAGCCCGCGGATTTGCGCGATAAACTCAACGCGCAACTGGGCATGTTTCCGTTGTTCGATTTCTGGGGGCCGCGCACCTCCATCCGCTCCAGCCAGTGGATCGCGCAGGCCGCCAAAAAAGTAGACGCGGATTACAGGCCGACCCTGACCCTTATCTATCTCCCGCATCTGGATTACAACCTGCAACGGCTGGGACCGGACGATCCCGCGATCGAAAAAGATCTGCGCGAGATCGATAGCGTTTGCGCGGAGCTGATCGATTATTACGAGGCGCGCGAGACGGACGTGATGGTCGTTTCCGAATACGGAATAACACCGGTCAAGCGCGCCGTCGCGCTCAATCGCGTGCTGCGCGAGCACGACTACATCGCGTTGCGCGAGGAACTGGGGCTAGAGTTGCTGGACGCAGGCGCGAGCAAGGCTTTTGCGGTGGCGGATCATCAGATCGCGCACGTTTACGTGAATGACAAAGATAGCCTCACCGATGC
This window contains:
- the eboE gene encoding metabolite traffic protein EboE: MRIADDRFFHLTYCTNIHPGESWAAVLASLERYVPGLKQRLSPQKPFGIGLRLSDLAARELLQSDALAAFKNWLDNRDLYVYTLNGFPYGGFHRQVVKDQVYAPDWREPARVDYTLRLAHILAALLPADMEGGISTVPISYKPWFNSESARAAAFEQASLNLARVAAELIAIRAATGRTLHVDLEPEPDCLLENSNETVDFFERWLLPVGGGWLASMLCISRTDAQANLRAHIGVCYDTCHFALQFEAPAAALSKLTGAGIRIGKVQLSAALKTPIPKSTNERQAVIERLRPFAEPTYLHQIVERRVDGSLHHHADLSTTASPHPDAREWRVHFHVPIFSGDYGGVFSTQDDIAATLVTLRDTRACPHLEIETYTWEVLPSTLKMDLSASIAREYEWVLDTFAPPAH
- a CDS encoding alkaline phosphatase family protein; amino-acid sequence: MRKTVVINVVGLTPRLLGQATPFLSQWIARGSHAAVTPVLPAVTCSAQATYLTGMPPARHGIVGNGWYFRDECEVRFWRQSNHLVRAPKIWETARARNASFTCANLFWWYNMYSTVDYAVTPRPMYPADGRKIPDIYTQPADLRDKLNAQLGMFPLFDFWGPRTSIRSSQWIAQAAKKVDADYRPTLTLIYLPHLDYNLQRLGPDDPAIEKDLREIDSVCAELIDYYEARETDVMVVSEYGITPVKRAVALNRVLREHDYIALREELGLELLDAGASKAFAVADHQIAHVYVNDKDSLTDARTLLEKVPGVEAILDEEGKAAHGLNHPRAGDLVAVAEKDAWFSYYYWLDDSKAPDFARTVDIHRKPGFDPVELFVDPAIRWPELKVGGRLLKKKLGFRYLMDVIPLDSTLVKGSHGRLPDSLDDAPLVATQQTQLLAASQIEATDIHDLVLAHLSADTLRARCVG